A region of Nymphaea colorata isolate Beijing-Zhang1983 unplaced genomic scaffold, ASM883128v2 scaffold0184, whole genome shotgun sequence DNA encodes the following proteins:
- the LOC116268277 gene encoding mRNA decay factor CTH2, with amino-acid sequence MQAVHTFNSSFYYYASPVKSDPDTETDESEPTVLRATENLMGQMGDRGRSKVKSSLCKNFAAHGFCPYGKKCQFAHGPEELRCNENINTSYKTKPCFSFLKKGYCPYGHRCNFLHREEEATIRAINTAIIENFPDLVVNLGGA; translated from the coding sequence ATGCAAGCAGTTCATACCTTCAATTCCTCCTTTTACTACTACGCCTCGCCGGTTAAGTCAGACCCCGACACAGAAACCGACGAATCCGAGCCGACCGTCTTGAGAGCGACTGAAAACCTGATGGGCCAAATGGGCGATCGTGGGCGTTCAAAGGTGAAGAGCTCCCTTTGCAAGAACTTCGCGGCTCATGGGTTCTGTCCCTACGGAAAGAAATGCCAGTTTGCTCACGGGCCTGAGGAGCTGAGGTGCAACGAGAACATCAACACTTCCTATAAGACAAAGCCTTGCTTCAGCTTCTTGAAAAAGGGCTACTGTCCTTACGGTCATCGTTGCAATTTCCTCCACAGGGAAGAAGAGGCCACTATCAGAGCGATTAACACAGCTATTATCGAGAACTTTCCAGATTTAGTGGTGAATCTGGGCGGAGCTTAA